The genomic window GGCAGGGAGAACTGAAGCACTACCTAACAATTAATGGTGAAACCCAAGAGCGTACCTTTGAGGATCATGATCAACTAGCAGCTGAATTTATCTACTTCTCTGATTGTATTCTGCAAGATAAAAACCCAGAGCCATCTGGAACGGAGGGGTTGATTGATGTTTCGATCATTCAAGCGCTCTACAAGTCAATTGAGACGCGTCAACCTGTGCAGATAGAAACTCGCGAGCGCCATCAACGTCCCACATCGGCTCAAACTATTCAGCGTCCTCCTGCTGAGGAGACGCCAGACCTGATTCATGCTGCTGCACCTTCTAAGGAGTCGTAAGTTAGGTTGAAGTATCCTTTGACCAAATAATGTCAGCTTGGTGAGACAAGGGGCAAAATCCCCTTGTCCTATGCGACTTTACAGTAATTAGCAGGCAGTGTTTATTTATTACAAGGAAACTTGCAATAAAATTAATACAGTTCATGTTGTAGCGATCGCTCAACAAAAAAAGGCAGATAAATCAATGGCAGATCAAGTACAATTACTGGCGACAATGATCATCGGAGTGCTGCACTCGATGTCCAGCGAGAACTTGTATTTGCCCATCATCTAGTTTCACGGGAATGGAAACCGTGACAACCTTACGCGGGTGGCTGGGGATTATATCTGTATTGCGCTCAATTGAGAAGCGCTATGGTTGGATATTTTTTTACTTGGAAGTCCTTTACGGTTAGTAACAGCAGCCTGAGTATTTGCAGTAAATGCTTAAGCGTTAATAACAAAAAATCGATTATTTCTTACAAATGCTTCAACGTTGGTAACAGTAGCTTGAGTGTTTGCAGCAAATGCTTATACACGAGCAACAAATGCTTAATTAAAACTTATAACAGCTTGAGTGTTTGCAGCAAATGCTTATACACGAGCAACAAATGCTTAATTAAAACTTATACAAGATGTCGCTCAGATAGTTAAACCCACAAGTTTTTACCTTGTTAACGCGATCGCTGCATTCTGTCCCCCAAAGCCAAAACTTAAACATAATACCTGCCTAACTTTACTTAGACGGGCTGCTGTAACCACATCTAAATCAAACTCTGGCTGCTGCAATCCTACATTAGGTGGTAAAATTTGATGCTTTAATGCCATGAGAGAAAAAGCTACACCTAAGGCTCCAGATGCTCCTAGTGTATGACCTGAGCTTCCCTTGGTGGAACTAACTGCTACGCCTTGGGGAAACAAACGCTGGATTACCATGCTCTCTATGCGGTCATTTAGCTGGGTAGCTGTGCCATGAGCATGAATATAATCAATATCGGCTGGTGAGAGACAACTACGTTCTAGACATTGTTTGATGGCAGCGATCGCATTTTTCCCTTGAGGTTCTGGTGAATTGGTATGATATGCATCGTTGGTTAAACCAAAACCGAGAATTTCACCATACACTTTTGCTTGCCGCTGTTTTGCCAACTCTGCTGATTCCAAGACAAACACAGCTGCACCTTCGCCCAAAACTAAACCTTCCCGATGCAAATCAAAGGGATAAGCGCCAGTTTTCGCCAAAGCACCCATCTGCTGAAACCCAGCTAAAGTTAAACGTGTAATCGGCGCTTCCACTGCGCCAGCTAGAGCCTGTTGACATTGCCCAGTTTGGATCAGCAAAGCTGCTTGGGCAATAGACCAAATTCCAGTTGCACAAGCTGCCATCGGTGCCAAAACTATCCCAGATGCACCGATTTGTCTTGCAGCTGCGATCGCATTCATGTGAGGTAATGTATCTAGCCAATTTCCAAAAGAGGACACGGCGAAGCCCGTGTCCTCATACATTTGCCGCGCCAGCATCTCCCAAGACGCTTGATAAGAGCGACTCGATCCAATGACTACAGCACAATCAGCTAAAGGTGAAACTAACTCAGCATCTTGCAAAGCAGAAGCAACAACCATCTGAGTTAACATTGGCAACTCAGATGGTTGTTGAGCAATCAAACCTAGAGGAAGTGGTGTAATTTCTGGAAATGGTTGATGCAACCGAATTCCAGATTTACCTGCTAGCAAATTTCGCCAACTATCCTCTAAGCTTCCACCCAAGGCAGAAATTAAACCAATACCAGTTACACAAACCTTAACCAATTTGAATTTTGGGATGAGGAGGATGAGGGAGATATGGGGGATGAGGAAACGTAATTATCAATCCACTTGTCCGGAAATTAGGTTTTGATTCTCGATTTATAACCCTTCGAGATTTAATTCGCGGATATGTCTAATAAACTTCCTCATCTCCCCCATCTCGCCCATCTCCCCCTGTTCCTCTTACTGCCCTGGTGTTTTCAGATTTTCAGCACCTTGGGTGACTTTAGCAGATTCAATGCGATCGCCTTGCTGAATTTTGTTCACTACATCGAAGCCTTGAGTGACATTGCCAAACACGGCGTAGTTACCATCCAAGAAGGCCAAATCTGCTAAAGCAAAGTAAAACTGAGCAGAAGCAGAGTCTGGTGGTTGCGATCGCGCCATTGCTACTGCACCCTGTTTATGGGCTAATACGACAGGTTGAGCAGTAGCATCAAATGGTTTATTGTAAATCGGAGTATCTGAACCTTTTGGTTTAACTTCTAAAGGTATATAGCGAGGATTTCCCGTTTTTGGGTCAATATAGCTACCGGTTCCCAGTCTATCTGCTGGAAATTTCGGGTCTTTGCTTTGGGGATCGCCCCCTTGAACTACAAACGGTTGGGGTTCGCGCACAACTCGATGGAAAGCTAAACCATCGTAAACACGCTTTTGCACTAAATCTACGAAGTTGCCAGCTGTAATGGGGGCATCAGTGCCGTCTACTTCGATAGTAATCGGCGAACCTTTAACCGTGAGCACCACAGTAGCCTTGCCTTCGAGCCGTGGTAAATCTGTGATTCCAGGAATACTCTCACTACTAGTTTGAGATACAGATGTTGCTTCAGTAGTCGTCTTGGTGCTTGCCTGGCTTGTAGCCGAGGTAGGTGTCGAGCTTGGAGAAGACGTATTAGAAGCTACTTGCTGTGTGGAACATCCTCCCAACATCAAAGCACTGATGATCACAAGAGAAAGCAAAAATTGTGAAATTTTTAACCGCATTGCCAGTTACTGATTCAACCACAGTATCTTATCCTTTCCAGGGGGATTGGGCACTGGGCATTGGGCATTGGGCATTGGGCATTGTAAAAATTCTTGGTTTATCCGCTTCTTTCCCAGTTTATCCTCCTTGTCCTCCTTGTCCGCACTCCCCAATCCGCATTCTCCAATCCGCAATGCCCCATGCCCCATTCCCCATTCCCAATGCCCAATTAATTAAAGTCCTTCTAGTGACACTCCCAAAAAGCGGGCTAACTTTGCGCCTTCTGTTTCCAGCTCTGTTAAAGATAACGGTTGTCCAACCCGTGTTAAGGGTATATCTCGCCGGCCCTTAATGCGTAGATAGAGAGCGCGAAGGGGATTAAGACCTTCTTTGACGGCTATTCGCACAGATTGTACATCTTCTATGCGGCTATCAATCTCAATTCGGCGGTTTTTGCCAGGAAATCCCCAACGGAAGATTTTGATTGTGCCAGTTTCCTGATTAAATTCGTTATAACCGCCACCTACATCCAATAAAATCACTAGCCACAAATATGTGGCTAATAGCAAGCCAGCAGTGCCGTATAATCCCATCACCAATCCTTGTGGGACAAATACCAGTTTAGTTGGATCGGAAACTATGAGTAAATTAACTTTTAAATAACTGGATATCCCAGCCAATAAAAAGCCGCTGGCTCCCAAGGTAACAATAGTTGCCCAGCAGTAGTTACTGAAGCGACGAGAACCGAGAACATTTTGATGCAGGAGGCGATCGCCTTTGTTAATCGTTGTTGATGCCATCATTGAACTACCATTGCCCTTGAGATACTCGCTGTGACATACTCGTACACTGAATGCTCTTGCATAGAGTGGTGGCTCTCTGTGCCGATCTGGCTAATGCTTAAAAGGCACTGAAGCTCTGTCTTAAGTCCACGGGATACATTACCGCAGACTATGAATTTTTTACCCTGTACCCGACAAATTTTACTGTCCTGGATGATGCTGGCTTACTTGCACTATGGGACAAACCACTTAGGCTATTTGTATTTAGTCAAGATGTGCCAACTTCCTTTTCCCTTGTCCAACGTTTCACATAGGTTTTCCAGAGGTGTATCAACGACCGGGGCGGCGAAGTAACCATCCACATTTTACCAAACATTGTTGACAAAAACTCAACTGCGCCCCTCCCTGTTCCTGCTACCCATATAATCCATATAATTTGTTAGGGCACGTTATATAATTTATTGACTCAGTGGCTGATAAAAATTCTTTCTCCCCTGCCCCCTGTCCCCCTGGTTCCTGAGCGCACTTGTACTGAGCGCAGCCGAAGTAGTCGAAGTATTGCCTCTTTTTGACATCTTGGGAATGAGTTGCCTACCTACGTCCATCTGCACTAAATTTTTTTACATTTCTGAGAAAACTTGTGTCAAATTGTAAAATTTCTGATATTCATATTATTTATAAGGTTCGCGTTTTATGCCTGATTTGCTTCTGTGTATCAGGCAAAAACCCCGACTAGTGTGATAAGTTAAGAATCATTAAGTTACCACAAGCTAGATTACTAGCCGATGGTACGTGTAATGGCATAAAGAAAGAGAAATGCTGATTTCACTGGTCAGCAAATTCTCAGAATCTCAGTTGCTTTGACGCTGTTGAGATTGTCAAAAAAAAACGTTAATTCCTCACGCAGTCGGTTACATCGGCTCTCCGTACTGCTTTAGAAACGTTGCAATTTTAGTAAAAAAAGAGGATTTTAGTCCGATGACCATCGCAGTTGGACGCGCCCCTAGTAGAGGGTGGTTTGACGTTCTAGACGACTGGCTCAAGCGCGATCGCTTTGTATTCGTAGGTTGGTCAGGGATACTATTATTCCCCTGCGCCTTCCTAGCACTAGGCGGTTGGCTGACCGGCACCACCTTCGTCACCTCTTGGTACACCCACGGATTAGCCTCCTCCTATCTAGAAGGTGCTAACTTCCTAACAGTGGCAGTATCCACCCCCGCCGACAGCATGGGACATTCCCTATTACTGTTGTGGGGACCAGAAGCCCAAGGCGACCTCACTCGTTGGTTCCAATTGGGTGGCTTGTGGCCATTCGTAGCTCTGCACGGAGCCTTTGGTTTGATTGGCTTCATGTTGCGGCAATTTGAAATTGCCCGTCTAGTAGGTATCCGTCCTTACAACGCCCTCGCCTTCTCAGCTCCGATTGCGGTATTCGTCAGCGTATTTCTGATGTACCCCTTGGGACAATCTAGCTGGTTCTTTGCACCTAGCTTTGGCGTCGCGGCAATTTTCCGGTTCCTACTATTCCTGCAAGGCTTCCACAACTGGACACTCAACCCCTTCCACATGATGGGTGTTGCTGGGGTATTGGGTGGCGCTCTATTGTGCGCCATTCACGGAGCCACAGTGGAAAATACCTTGTTTGAAGACGGTGAAGCAGCTAACACCTTCCGCGCTTTCAATCCTACCCAGTCGGAAGAAACCTACTCAATGGTGACGGCAAACCGTTTCTGGTCACAGATTTTCGGTATTGCTTTCTCTAACAAGCGCTGGTTGCACTTCTTCATGTTGTTCGTGCCAGTCACAGGCTTGTGGATGAGCGCCGTCGGCATCGTCGGTTTAGCCCTCAACTTACGGGCTTATGATTTCGTTTCCCAAGAATTACGGGCGGCGGAAGACCCGGAGTTTGAAACCTTCTATACCAAAAACATTTTACTGAATGAGGGTATCCGCGCTTGGATGGCTCCTCAAGATCAACCCCACGAACAATTTGTATTCCCTGAGGAGGTATTACCACGTGGTAACGCTCTCTAATAGACCAAATATCTTAGGCGGCGCTGGACGCGACCTAGAATCCACTGGGTTTGCCTGGTGGTCTGGTAACGCACGTTTAATCAACCTATCTGGCAAACTACTGGGTGCTCACGTTGCCCACGCTGGTTTGATTGTATTCTGGGCTGGAGCGATGACCTTGTTTGAAGTCGCTCACTTCGTTCCTGAAAAGCCCATGTATGAGCAGGGCTTGATCCTGTTACCTCACCTGGCCACTCAGGGTTGGGGTGTTGGTGCTGGTGGTGAAGTCATCGACACCTTCCCCTACTTTGTTGTCGGTGTACTCCACCTAATTTCCTCAGCCGTCCTTGGCTTTGGCGGTATATATCATGCCGTCCGTGGTCCAGAAACCTTAGAAGAATACTCTTCTTTCTTTGGTTACGACTGGAAAGACAAGAACAAGATGACCAACATCATCGGGTTCCACCTGATTATTTTGGGATTCGGTGCGCTGCTGTTGGTAGCAAAAGCAATGTTCTTTGGTGGTTTGTATGACACCTGGGCACCAGGCGGTGGTGATGTTCGGATCATTACTAATCCAACACTGAACCCAGCAGTTATCTTCGGTTATGTAATCAAGTCTCCCTTCGGTGGTGAAGGCTGGATTGTCAGCGTTGATAACTTGGAAGATGTGGTCGGCGGTCACATCTGGATTGCCTTTATCTTAATTGCTGGCGGCATTTTTCACATTCTTACCAAGCCTTTTGCTTGGTCACGTCGGGCATCCATCTGGTCTGGTGAAGCTTACCTCTCTTACAGTTTGGGCGCTCTCTCTTTGATGGGCTTCATTGCCTGCCTGTATGTTTGGTTTAACAACACCGTTTACCCCAGCGAATTTTACGGTCCTACCGGTCCAGAAGCTTCTCAAGCTCAGGCTCTGACCTTCTTGATTCGTGACCAACGCTTGGGTGCTAACGTCGGTTCTGCCCAAGGCCCCACTGGTCTAGGTAAATACCTGATGCGCTCTCCAACTGGAGAAATCATCTTTGGTGGTGAAACCATGCGCTTCTGGGATTTCCGCGGCCCTTGGTTGGAGCCTCTACGTGGCCCCAATGGTCTTGACCTGGAAAAAATCAAGAACGATATTCAGCCTTGGCAAGCTCGTCGCGCTGCTGAATACATGACCCATGCTCCTCTGGGTTCTCTGAACTCCGTGGGTGGTGTGGCTACCGAGATTAACTCCTTCAACTACGTATCTCCTCGCGCTTGGTTGGCAACTTCTCACTTCGTACTAGGATTCTTCTTCCTAGTTGGTCACTTGTGGCACGCTGGTCGCGCCCGGGCTGCTTCTGGTGGTTTTGAGAAAGGAATTAACCGTGATACTGAGCCAGTGATGTTCATGGACGACCTAGATTAGGTTGTAAAGTTTATCTAATCACTGATAATTAAATAGTTTAGAGGCTCTTGCATAAAAGCAAGGGCTTTTTTTATAGGAATAATTAGTAATCTATTGATTAACTGAGCGACTTACCAAGATAATTAATAATGAGCAATACCTTTGCCAATTTACGAGCTTTGATATAGAATAAACGTAAAATTTTACAAGCTTGTTTTTGCCAGATGGCAAAAAACCAATAAAATCCTATATGGTTTGTGTGGAAGTAATTTTGACTGTCGTATACGTATGGACTGGGGTTTGAAGTTTTGCCTAATAATTAATACCAATTCTGTATGAAGATGCGCCAAACTACATGAGGAACGAACCGCAAAGACCGCAAAGGACACAAAGAAAGAAATAAGAAGCCAAGAAAATTTGGCGCAGCCTCACAAAGAAATGGTATAAGCATGGTCTTATGTTGGGCTATTTCGGCAAAAGCTAAATTACCTTTATTTTTGGCAAAGTATTGATGAGCGATTCCAATTTTAATGAGCAAACTGACCATACTAATCTGAATTTGGAGGATTTTGATTATGCCTAGACTTACGGTTCCACCCAATTTCACAGGCACTGCTGGTGACGACACTTTAATTGGGGAAGATTTAAATAAATTTCCCGCAATTGGGATTGATATTTTAACTGGAGGTTTCATTTATACAGGTTTGGGAAAGGACACCATTAAAGGCAACGGCACTGGCGGTAAAGGGGCTGATGGTGTTATCGGTAAAAACGTCGATGGCAGCAAAGGCAGTGCTGGAATCGGCATCAGCAATAATGGCAATCTGAATGCTGGGCCCTGCGACGACGTTATCATTAGCAAAGGTATTGGGGGTCGTGGAGGCGACGGCGCAAGTGATTTTGATGAATATTTTGGCTCTGCTGGCGGCGGTGGCAGTACAGGGACTGGCATCAGTAACAGTGGCATCCTTAATACTGGGTTGGGCAATGATACTATCATCAGCAATGGCATTGGCAGCAACGGCGGTGACGGCGGCGGCGCATTCGGCGTTGGCGGCAAAGGTGGATTTGGGACTGGCATCAGCAACAGTGGCAAACTGAATACTGAGTTGGGCAATGACATTATCACTGGCACTGGTCAGGGCGGCACTGCTGGTGAAGGTCGCATCGGCGTCGATGGTGGTACTGGAACAGGCATCAGTAACAGTGGCAACCTGAATACTGGGTTGGGCAATGACACGATTGCTGGCACTGGTCAGGGCGGCACTGGTGGTCTGGCTCGCTTTGGCGGCAACGGCGGATTTGGGATAGGTATCAGCAACACTGGGCAACTGGATACCGGAGACGGAAATGACATGATCGCTGGCATCGGTATCGACGGCGGCGGCGGATTTGGGCTTGGGCCTGGCTCTGACGGTCCAGGGACTGGTATCAGCAATAATGGCAATCTCAATACTGGGGCCGGAAATGACACAATCACTGGCACTGGCACTGGTGGTGAGGCTGCCGTCTACGGCGACAGCGGATTTGGGATAGGTATCTCTAACGACGGAGTAATTGATACTGGGAATGGTGGTGACATTCTTACCGGACAGGCTACAGCAGAAATTGGTGGTACTGCCTATGGCATCTATGGAAAAGGAACTATCAAGACTGGCGATGGCAATGATAAAATTACAGCCACCAGTACCATCGATGGAGTTCAACTACCAGAAATTGGTAGTACTGCCTATGGCATCTATGGAAAAGGAACTATTAAGACTGGCGATGGCAATGATAAAATTACATCCACCAGTACCATCGATGGAGTTCAACAAAAAGTTACTATTGGTGGCGGTATCAACATTGATCTAGGTACTGGAAATGACTACTTCAAAGGGTTTGGTACTGGGACTGTGGATGGTGGAAAAGGTTTTGACACCTTAGACCTGAGTGCTTTCAATCGCTCTGAACTCACTTTTTCTGGTGTAATTTCGGGCAATGCCCTAAACCCAGCTAACATCAGCTTCAATAACAATAAAAATGTTATTACACTGTCCACAACAGGCTTTGAGAATTTTATTTTTGCAGATGGCTCTTTATGCTACAGCACTTTGGTCTGAAACTAAAATTACAACAATCTCACGAAAAATAATTACAAATTACGAATTAATATCAACTTGCTCCCACATTCATTGCTGCTAAAAAAGCCTTCTGGCTCACATCTCTGTAAACTGTATTTAAATACTTCATTACCACATCACTCGAAGTTGAATTTACTGCATTTTCCTCTTCCTTCGCTAGGGGGATTGCTCCTAATACATCTAATACCATCTCGCTAGTGGACGGCGCAATCACTACTAATGATGACTCTAGTGGCTCATTGTATTGCCAGAAAGAATCAATTTTTACCAAGTATTTGTTATTAGGAATTGACTGTTGAATATCGGGCGTTTCTGTGGTATTAGGTTTAATCTTGGCACTACGTAATTGACGTAAATCGCTGATAATTTGCTCTTTGGTGCGTCCACGCAATTGAAATAGTACAAAAGGGTCTTCACTGAAGCGATCGCCTAACTGATAGTACAGCGCACCAATATGTTTACAGGGATTTGCTTTATCAGGACAAGAGCATTTACTCTGGACATCAGCAAGGGTAAAAGGAAATATCGAAAGACCATTAGCCGTGAAGACTTCTTCGATATTTTGTGGCATTTCTCCTGCTAGTAATTTGGCAGCAAAAATTGCCCTTTGAGACATGGTTTCAATTACATAACCCCACTGTTCATCGCTAAAAGGTTCAAGGGAAAGGGAAACTTTATAAGGTTCTACTTCACTACCTTGCACCCTAGCTAATACTTTTGCACCTTTAAATTCAATGCTGAGAACATTTCCTTGACGAGCATAATTTCTCGCACGTTCTAAACGCTTTTTAAAACGATAGGAATCTAACAAATCTAGCCATTGTTGTGACCACCATTCTCGGCTTGCTTGTAATGTGTAATTAGTCATAATTAATTTAAAAAATTAGTAGTGTGCCGCACTAGTTTTAAGGGTTTGTAGTGAGCGCTTTAGCGCTCAAATCAAGGACTAAAGTCCTTACTACAAACTTATTCTGCATCATCGTCAATTACTGCACTGCGATCAAGTATTAGTAAGTTGCGAAGTTGATCTGTATCCAGTTCTGTCAACCATTCTTCACCAGCACCTACAACTTGTTCAGCTAGTTGTTTCTTACTTTCAATCATGTCATGAATTTTTTCTTCTAAAGTTCCAGTGCAGACAAATTTATGTACTTGCACATTCCGGGTTTGACCAATCCTAAATACTCTATCTGTGGCTTGATTTTCTACTGCTGGGTTCCACCATCTATCAAAGTGGAATACATGATTTGCTCGTGTTAAATTCAGTCCAACTCCACCTGCTTTTAGAGAAAGAATCATAATTGGGGGGCCTTGGGGGTCGTGTTGGAAACGGTCGATCATTTCCTCTCGTTGTTTTTTACTAGTGCTACCATATAAAAAGAATATTTCTCGCCCAAGCTGTTTTTCTAAATAGGGTTTAAGTAATTTACCCCACTCAGCAAATTGTGTAAAAATTAAAGCTCTATCGCCTTCTGCTAAAACTTCTTCTAACATTTCTTCTAGCCGCAGAAGTTTGGCTGAATTATGTTGCTCTAATGTCGCCTGTTTCAAGTATTGGGCTGGGTGATTGCAAATTTGTTTGAGTTTGATTAGTAAAGCCAAAATCATTCCTCGACGTTGCAATCCTTCAGCAGAATCTATCTCTGCTAAAGATTGTTCTACAACTTGTTGATAAAGTGCAGCCTGTTCGCCA from Nostoc sp. UHCC 0926 includes these protein-coding regions:
- a CDS encoding beta-ketoacyl-ACP synthase, with translation MVKVCVTGIGLISALGGSLEDSWRNLLAGKSGIRLHQPFPEITPLPLGLIAQQPSELPMLTQMVVASALQDAELVSPLADCAVVIGSSRSYQASWEMLARQMYEDTGFAVSSFGNWLDTLPHMNAIAAARQIGASGIVLAPMAACATGIWSIAQAALLIQTGQCQQALAGAVEAPITRLTLAGFQQMGALAKTGAYPFDLHREGLVLGEGAAVFVLESAELAKQRQAKVYGEILGFGLTNDAYHTNSPEPQGKNAIAAIKQCLERSCLSPADIDYIHAHGTATQLNDRIESMVIQRLFPQGVAVSSTKGSSGHTLGASGALGVAFSLMALKHQILPPNVGLQQPEFDLDVVTAARLSKVRQVLCLSFGFGGQNAAIALTR
- a CDS encoding peptidylprolyl isomerase, which produces MRLKISQFLLSLVIISALMLGGCSTQQVASNTSSPSSTPTSATSQASTKTTTEATSVSQTSSESIPGITDLPRLEGKATVVLTVKGSPITIEVDGTDAPITAGNFVDLVQKRVYDGLAFHRVVREPQPFVVQGGDPQSKDPKFPADRLGTGSYIDPKTGNPRYIPLEVKPKGSDTPIYNKPFDATAQPVVLAHKQGAVAMARSQPPDSASAQFYFALADLAFLDGNYAVFGNVTQGFDVVNKIQQGDRIESAKVTQGAENLKTPGQ
- a CDS encoding photosystem I assembly protein Ycf4 yields the protein MMASTTINKGDRLLHQNVLGSRRFSNYCWATIVTLGASGFLLAGISSYLKVNLLIVSDPTKLVFVPQGLVMGLYGTAGLLLATYLWLVILLDVGGGYNEFNQETGTIKIFRWGFPGKNRRIEIDSRIEDVQSVRIAVKEGLNPLRALYLRIKGRRDIPLTRVGQPLSLTELETEGAKLARFLGVSLEGL
- the psbD gene encoding photosystem II D2 protein (photosystem q(a) protein), producing MTIAVGRAPSRGWFDVLDDWLKRDRFVFVGWSGILLFPCAFLALGGWLTGTTFVTSWYTHGLASSYLEGANFLTVAVSTPADSMGHSLLLLWGPEAQGDLTRWFQLGGLWPFVALHGAFGLIGFMLRQFEIARLVGIRPYNALAFSAPIAVFVSVFLMYPLGQSSWFFAPSFGVAAIFRFLLFLQGFHNWTLNPFHMMGVAGVLGGALLCAIHGATVENTLFEDGEAANTFRAFNPTQSEETYSMVTANRFWSQIFGIAFSNKRWLHFFMLFVPVTGLWMSAVGIVGLALNLRAYDFVSQELRAAEDPEFETFYTKNILLNEGIRAWMAPQDQPHEQFVFPEEVLPRGNAL
- the psbC gene encoding photosystem II reaction center protein CP43 codes for the protein MVTLSNRPNILGGAGRDLESTGFAWWSGNARLINLSGKLLGAHVAHAGLIVFWAGAMTLFEVAHFVPEKPMYEQGLILLPHLATQGWGVGAGGEVIDTFPYFVVGVLHLISSAVLGFGGIYHAVRGPETLEEYSSFFGYDWKDKNKMTNIIGFHLIILGFGALLLVAKAMFFGGLYDTWAPGGGDVRIITNPTLNPAVIFGYVIKSPFGGEGWIVSVDNLEDVVGGHIWIAFILIAGGIFHILTKPFAWSRRASIWSGEAYLSYSLGALSLMGFIACLYVWFNNTVYPSEFYGPTGPEASQAQALTFLIRDQRLGANVGSAQGPTGLGKYLMRSPTGEIIFGGETMRFWDFRGPWLEPLRGPNGLDLEKIKNDIQPWQARRAAEYMTHAPLGSLNSVGGVATEINSFNYVSPRAWLATSHFVLGFFFLVGHLWHAGRARAASGGFEKGINRDTEPVMFMDDLD
- a CDS encoding SWIM zinc finger family protein, with product MTNYTLQASREWWSQQWLDLLDSYRFKKRLERARNYARQGNVLSIEFKGAKVLARVQGSEVEPYKVSLSLEPFSDEQWGYVIETMSQRAIFAAKLLAGEMPQNIEEVFTANGLSIFPFTLADVQSKCSCPDKANPCKHIGALYYQLGDRFSEDPFVLFQLRGRTKEQIISDLRQLRSAKIKPNTTETPDIQQSIPNNKYLVKIDSFWQYNEPLESSLVVIAPSTSEMVLDVLGAIPLAKEEENAVNSTSSDVVMKYLNTVYRDVSQKAFLAAMNVGAS